The following are encoded in a window of Cupriavidus oxalaticus genomic DNA:
- the hpnD gene encoding presqualene diphosphate synthase HpnD: MTPDQYCQEKVAQSGSSFYYSFLFLPAERRRAITALYAWCREVDDVVDETHDTGLAHQQLDWWRAELRRLFDGAPTHPTTQALQPHVAGAGLPQAEMAEVLDGMEMDLTQTRYLDEAGLNRYCHCVAGVVGTLSARLFGYTDPKTLEFAEKLGLSLQLVNILRDVGEDARRGRIYLPVNTLQQFQVPASEILKGQHSERFVALMQYHAERARKLYREALAALPRQDRRAQRAGLLMGAIYHALLDELEASQFQVLSQRIALTPLRKLWIAWKTWIRNS; encoded by the coding sequence GTGACGCCCGATCAGTATTGCCAAGAGAAAGTCGCCCAGAGCGGCTCCAGCTTCTATTACAGCTTCCTGTTCCTGCCGGCCGAACGCCGGCGCGCCATCACCGCGCTGTACGCCTGGTGCCGCGAAGTCGACGACGTGGTCGACGAAACGCATGACACGGGCCTGGCGCACCAGCAACTGGACTGGTGGCGCGCGGAACTGCGGCGGCTGTTCGACGGCGCGCCCACGCACCCGACCACCCAGGCGCTGCAGCCGCATGTTGCCGGCGCCGGCCTGCCACAGGCCGAAATGGCCGAAGTGCTCGACGGCATGGAGATGGACCTGACGCAGACGCGCTACCTGGATGAAGCCGGCCTGAACCGCTACTGCCATTGCGTGGCCGGCGTGGTCGGCACGCTCAGCGCGCGGCTGTTCGGCTATACCGACCCGAAGACACTGGAATTTGCCGAGAAGCTCGGGCTGTCGCTGCAACTGGTCAATATCCTGCGCGACGTGGGCGAGGATGCCCGGCGCGGCCGCATCTACCTGCCCGTCAATACGCTGCAGCAGTTCCAGGTGCCGGCTTCCGAAATCCTCAAGGGCCAGCATTCCGAGCGCTTCGTGGCACTGATGCAATACCATGCCGAACGCGCCCGCAAGCTGTACCGCGAGGCGCTGGCGGCCCTGCCGCGCCAGGACCGCCGCGCCCAGCGCGCCGGCCTGCTGATGGGGGCGATCTACCATGCGCTGCTCGATGAGCTGGAAGCCAGCCAGTTCCAGGTGCTCAGCCAGCGCATCGCGCTGACGCCGCTGCGCAAGCTGTGGATCGCCTGGAAGACCTGGATCC
- a CDS encoding efflux RND transporter periplasmic adaptor subunit: MPVLCPVPEVAAAANPFDTKSLPSARFGRLGHLARFAVAALVAAAAVAGCGRQAEPAPEVRPVRLMQLSQHSGRTAFEFSGDVRPRVESRLGFRVGGKIAARLVDVGAIVTRGQPLARLDPTDLSLAEAGSRAQFEAAKTDRDLAASDLKRYNDLFAKGFISAAEQHRRQASFEAADSRLRQAQAGLRSQSNQTAYAVLHADADGVVTAIDAEVGQVVTPGQPVVRVAQTAEKEVAIGLPEDQVDLLRGIADVSIHTWAEPQRALPGRVREIAAAADPVTRTYATRVTIPDPPADLKLGMTAVVTFVRTGATPAIRVPLTALLQEQGRNQVWVYDAAAGTVKPVTVTLGEAVGNEVEVRQGLAPGQTIVTAGVHLLRPGQKVRPLQAVAPASAPTAAPTAAAPKQG; encoded by the coding sequence ATGCCAGTGCTTTGCCCAGTGCCGGAAGTTGCGGCCGCAGCGAATCCTTTTGACACAAAATCGTTACCCAGCGCGCGCTTTGGGCGTTTGGGGCATCTGGCGCGCTTTGCAGTGGCCGCGCTGGTGGCCGCCGCCGCGGTCGCGGGCTGCGGCAGGCAGGCCGAGCCGGCGCCCGAGGTCCGTCCGGTGCGCCTGATGCAGCTCAGCCAGCACAGCGGCAGGACCGCCTTCGAGTTTTCCGGAGACGTGCGCCCGCGTGTCGAATCGAGGCTGGGGTTCCGCGTGGGCGGCAAGATCGCCGCGCGCCTGGTGGATGTGGGCGCCATCGTCACCAGGGGCCAGCCGCTGGCCCGGCTGGATCCGACCGACCTTTCCCTCGCCGAAGCGGGCTCGCGTGCCCAGTTCGAGGCCGCGAAGACCGACCGCGACCTCGCCGCGTCGGACCTGAAGCGCTACAACGACCTGTTCGCCAAGGGCTTTATCAGTGCCGCCGAACAGCACCGGCGCCAGGCCAGTTTCGAGGCGGCCGACTCGCGCCTGCGCCAGGCCCAGGCCGGCCTGCGCAGCCAGTCCAACCAGACCGCCTACGCCGTGCTGCATGCCGACGCCGACGGCGTGGTCACGGCCATCGACGCCGAGGTGGGCCAGGTCGTCACCCCGGGCCAGCCGGTGGTGCGCGTGGCCCAGACCGCGGAGAAGGAAGTGGCGATCGGCCTGCCGGAGGACCAGGTCGACCTGCTGCGCGGCATTGCCGACGTCAGTATCCATACCTGGGCCGAGCCGCAGCGCGCGCTGCCCGGCCGGGTGCGGGAGATTGCCGCGGCTGCCGATCCGGTCACCCGCACCTATGCCACCCGCGTCACCATTCCCGATCCGCCCGCCGACCTCAAGCTCGGCATGACCGCCGTGGTGACTTTCGTGCGGACCGGGGCCACGCCCGCGATCCGCGTGCCGCTGACAGCGCTGCTGCAGGAGCAGGGCCGCAACCAGGTGTGGGTCTACGACGCCGCCGCCGGCACGGTCAAGCCGGTCACGGTGACGCTGGGCGAGGCCGTCGGCAACGAGGTGGAGGTGCGCCAGGGGCTGGCGCCGGGCCAGACCATCGTCACCGCAGGCGTACACCTGCTGCGCCCGGGGCAGAAGGTGCGGCCGCTGCAGGCGGTCGCGCCTGCTTCCGCGCCGACCGCGGCCCCCACCGCGGCGGCCCCTAAGCAGGGCTGA
- a CDS encoding efflux RND transporter permease subunit: MDHSRFNLSRWALEHQPLTRYLLVVLLLGGLLAFFQLGQDEDPPFTFRVMVVQAFWPGATAEQIAVQVTDKIERQLQEVPYADKIRSFSKPGETTVIFQLKDTSPAKETAQIWYTVRKKIGDIQQTLPAGVRGPFFNDEFGDVYGTIYALSADGFNYKELREYADLVRQELLRVPSVAKVSLIGLQDEKVYIEFNQARFAQLGLDINAIADQISQQNNLTGSGVLVTPSDNLQVRLSGQFASVGDLENLVLRGPNGIANIRLGDIAHVYRGYVDPTQTRMRFNGKDVIGLGISMQKGGDIIQLGKDLRAAFEKLRGQLPVGIEMDQVQDQPRAVRQSVGEFVRVLIEAVVIVLAVSFVALGLHTRPLRLDVRPGLVVALTIPLVLAVTFLFMHIFGIGLHKISLGALIVALGLLVDDAIIAVEMMVRKLEEGFSKMEAATFAYTSTAMPMLTGTLITAAGFLPVGLARSTVGEYTFAIFAVTALALVLSWLAAVYFTPYLGYLLLRTRGPGAGEHHEVFDTPFYARFRRLVDWCVTWRKTVIAITLAMFVLGIYAFKFVEKQFFPDSSRPELMVELWMPEGTSFVQMEAEARRFERLVGKDKQVESLTTFVGTGAPRFYLPLDQIFPQSNVAQVIVMPVSTEVRDALRRRIIALLDAEFPYLRGRVKLLPNGPPVAYPVQFRVIGPEAGAVRQLADQVKAMMRANPNTVGVNDNWNENVKMLRLEIDQDKARALGVTTSAIARVTQTVLTGVPVGQYRDGDKLIEILMRTPRNERDAMSDLNNVLVPTNTGRTVPLTQVARVALRSEPGVVWRENRDFGVTVQADVVDGIQGPTVTAQINPQLDQLRAQLPAGYRITVAGAEEESGKAGASIAAQLPLCIFLIFTLLMLQLHSFSRALMVFLTGPLGLIGAAATLLLLRAPMGFVAQLGITALLGMIIRNSVILVDQIEQDISAGVPPWTAIVEAAVRRFRPIILTAAAAVLAMIPLSRSMFWGPMAVAIMGGLIIATVLTLLFLPALYAAWFRIKRPEAGVGALAG; the protein is encoded by the coding sequence ATGGATCATTCCCGCTTCAACCTGTCGCGCTGGGCGCTCGAGCACCAGCCGCTGACCCGTTACCTGCTGGTGGTGCTGCTGCTCGGCGGCCTGCTGGCATTCTTCCAGCTGGGCCAGGACGAGGACCCGCCCTTTACCTTCCGCGTGATGGTGGTGCAGGCGTTCTGGCCGGGCGCCACCGCCGAGCAGATCGCGGTGCAGGTCACCGACAAGATCGAACGCCAGCTGCAGGAAGTGCCTTACGCCGACAAGATCCGCAGCTTCTCCAAGCCCGGCGAGACCACGGTGATCTTCCAGCTCAAGGACACCTCGCCGGCGAAGGAGACCGCGCAGATCTGGTACACCGTGCGCAAGAAGATCGGCGATATCCAGCAGACGCTGCCCGCGGGCGTGCGCGGGCCATTCTTCAACGACGAGTTCGGCGACGTCTACGGCACCATCTATGCGCTGTCGGCAGACGGCTTCAACTACAAGGAACTGCGCGAGTACGCCGACCTGGTGCGGCAAGAGTTGCTGCGCGTGCCGTCGGTGGCCAAGGTGTCGCTGATCGGGCTGCAGGACGAGAAGGTCTATATCGAGTTCAACCAGGCGCGCTTTGCCCAGCTCGGGCTGGACATCAATGCCATCGCCGACCAGATCTCGCAGCAGAACAATCTGACCGGCAGCGGCGTGCTGGTCACGCCGAGCGACAACCTGCAGGTGCGCCTGTCCGGCCAGTTCGCCAGCGTCGGGGACCTGGAGAACCTGGTGCTGCGCGGGCCCAACGGCATCGCCAATATCCGCCTCGGCGACATCGCGCATGTGTACCGCGGCTATGTCGACCCCACCCAGACACGGATGCGCTTCAACGGCAAGGACGTGATCGGCCTGGGCATCTCGATGCAGAAGGGCGGCGACATCATCCAGCTCGGCAAGGACCTGCGCGCGGCGTTCGAGAAGCTGCGCGGCCAGCTGCCGGTTGGCATCGAGATGGACCAGGTGCAGGACCAGCCCAGGGCGGTCAGGCAATCGGTGGGCGAGTTCGTGCGCGTGCTGATCGAGGCCGTGGTGATCGTGCTGGCGGTCAGCTTCGTCGCGCTGGGCCTGCATACGCGGCCGCTGCGGCTGGACGTGCGGCCCGGGCTGGTGGTGGCGCTGACGATTCCGCTGGTGCTGGCGGTGACCTTCCTGTTCATGCACATCTTCGGCATCGGCCTGCACAAGATCTCGCTGGGCGCGCTGATCGTGGCGCTGGGGCTGCTGGTCGACGACGCCATCATCGCGGTCGAGATGATGGTGCGCAAGCTGGAAGAGGGCTTCTCCAAGATGGAGGCGGCCACTTTTGCCTACACCTCGACGGCGATGCCGATGCTGACCGGCACGCTGATCACGGCGGCGGGCTTCCTGCCGGTGGGGCTGGCGCGCTCGACGGTGGGCGAGTACACCTTCGCCATCTTTGCCGTGACCGCGCTGGCGCTGGTGCTGTCGTGGCTGGCGGCGGTGTATTTCACGCCTTACCTCGGCTACCTGCTGCTCAGGACGCGCGGGCCGGGCGCCGGCGAGCATCATGAAGTGTTCGATACCCCGTTCTACGCGCGCTTCCGCCGGCTGGTGGACTGGTGCGTGACCTGGCGCAAGACGGTGATCGCCATCACGCTGGCGATGTTCGTGCTGGGCATCTACGCGTTCAAGTTCGTCGAGAAGCAGTTCTTCCCCGACTCCAGCCGGCCCGAGCTGATGGTGGAGCTGTGGATGCCGGAAGGCACCAGCTTTGTCCAGATGGAAGCCGAAGCCAGGCGCTTCGAGCGCCTGGTGGGCAAGGACAAGCAGGTGGAGAGCCTGACCACCTTCGTCGGCACCGGCGCGCCGCGCTTCTACCTGCCGCTCGACCAGATCTTCCCGCAGAGCAATGTGGCGCAGGTGATCGTGATGCCGGTCAGCACCGAGGTGCGCGATGCCCTGCGCCGTCGCATCATCGCGCTGCTCGACGCCGAGTTCCCGTACCTGCGCGGCCGCGTCAAGCTGCTGCCGAACGGCCCGCCGGTGGCGTATCCGGTGCAGTTCCGCGTGATCGGCCCGGAGGCGGGCGCGGTGCGCCAGCTGGCCGACCAGGTCAAGGCCATGATGCGCGCGAACCCGAACACGGTTGGCGTCAACGACAACTGGAACGAGAACGTCAAGATGCTGCGCCTGGAGATCGACCAGGACAAGGCGCGCGCGCTGGGCGTGACCACCAGCGCGATCGCGCGCGTGACGCAGACCGTGCTGACCGGCGTGCCGGTGGGCCAGTATCGCGACGGCGACAAGCTGATCGAGATCCTGATGCGCACGCCGCGCAACGAGCGCGATGCGATGTCCGACCTGAACAACGTGCTGGTGCCGACCAATACCGGCCGCACCGTGCCGCTGACCCAGGTGGCACGCGTGGCGTTGAGGTCGGAGCCCGGCGTGGTCTGGCGCGAGAACCGCGACTTCGGCGTGACCGTGCAGGCGGACGTGGTCGACGGCATCCAGGGTCCGACCGTGACCGCGCAGATCAACCCGCAGCTGGACCAGTTGCGCGCGCAGCTGCCGGCGGGTTACCGCATCACCGTGGCCGGGGCGGAAGAAGAAAGCGGCAAGGCCGGCGCGTCGATCGCCGCGCAGCTGCCGCTGTGCATCTTCCTGATCTTCACGCTGCTGATGCTGCAGCTGCACAGCTTCTCGCGCGCGCTGATGGTGTTCCTGACCGGCCCGCTGGGCCTGATCGGCGCCGCCGCGACGCTGTTGCTGCTGCGCGCGCCGATGGGGTTTGTGGCGCAGCTGGGCATTACCGCGCTGCTGGGCATGATCATCCGCAACTCGGTGATCCTGGTCGACCAGATCGAGCAGGACATCAGCGCGGGCGTGCCGCCCTGGACCGCCATCGTCGAAGCGGCGGTACGCCGTTTCCGCCCGATCATCCTGACCGCGGCGGCGGCGGTGCTGGCGATGATCCCGCTGTCGCGCTCGATGTTCTGGGGACCGATGGCGGTGGCGATCATGGGCGGGCTGATCATTGCCACCGTGCTGACGCTGCTGTTCCTGCCGGCGCTGTATGCGGCGTGGTTCCGCATCAAGCGGCCCGAGGCAGGGGTTGGGGCGCTGGCAGGCTGA
- a CDS encoding VanZ family protein: MPPSQPLPSTGWDKGNHLLAFGVLALLGRRAFAGHWLALLVALLAYGGVIELLQGMTAYREADWLDLVADTCGVLAGLALDWLWRGRGRRLPR, encoded by the coding sequence ATGCCGCCATCCCAGCCCCTGCCAAGCACCGGCTGGGACAAGGGCAACCACCTGCTGGCCTTCGGTGTGCTGGCGCTGCTGGGGCGGCGCGCCTTTGCCGGCCACTGGCTGGCCCTGCTGGTGGCGCTGCTCGCTTATGGCGGCGTCATCGAGCTGCTGCAGGGCATGACTGCCTACCGGGAAGCCGACTGGCTCGACCTGGTGGCGGACACCTGCGGCGTGCTCGCCGGCCTGGCGCTGGACTGGCTGTGGCGCGGCCGCGGCCGGCGCTTGCCGCGCTGA
- a CDS encoding 23S rRNA (adenine(2030)-N(6))-methyltransferase RlmJ, whose translation MLSYRHAFHAGNHADVLKHAVVVQLLEHLAQKDKAFWYIDTHAGAGLYALEHEWAQKKAEFETGIAPLWRAAASGTALPPLLAEYLDQVRALNQDGNLRHYPGSPWLAWQMLREQDRLRLFELHSTEIQVLRDNFRGAGRRVMLYDGDGFGGIKAILPPPPRRALVLVDPSYEDKQDYARTVQTVRDGLERFATGVYAVWYPQVQRRESLQLPAQLKALPLKSWLHVTLTVRNPAEGGLGLHGSGMFIVNPPWRLKEMLQEAMPLLIDLLGQDDGAKFTLEAEER comes from the coding sequence ATGCTCAGCTATCGTCACGCCTTCCATGCCGGCAACCATGCCGATGTCCTCAAACATGCCGTTGTGGTGCAGCTGCTCGAGCACCTTGCGCAGAAGGACAAGGCGTTCTGGTACATCGACACCCACGCCGGCGCCGGGCTCTATGCGCTCGAGCACGAGTGGGCGCAGAAGAAGGCCGAGTTCGAGACCGGCATCGCACCCCTGTGGCGCGCCGCCGCCAGCGGCACCGCGCTGCCGCCGCTGCTGGCCGAGTACCTGGACCAGGTCCGGGCGCTGAACCAGGACGGCAACCTGCGCCACTATCCCGGCTCACCATGGCTGGCCTGGCAGATGCTGCGCGAGCAGGACCGGCTGCGCCTGTTCGAGCTGCACAGCACCGAGATCCAGGTGCTGCGCGACAACTTCCGCGGCGCCGGCCGCCGCGTGATGCTGTACGACGGCGACGGCTTCGGCGGCATCAAGGCGATCCTGCCGCCGCCGCCGCGGCGCGCGCTGGTGCTGGTGGACCCGTCCTACGAAGACAAGCAGGACTACGCCCGCACCGTGCAGACCGTGCGCGATGGCCTGGAGCGCTTTGCCACGGGCGTCTACGCGGTCTGGTACCCGCAGGTGCAGCGGCGCGAATCGCTGCAGCTGCCGGCGCAACTGAAGGCCCTGCCGCTGAAGAGCTGGCTGCACGTGACGCTGACCGTCAGGAACCCGGCCGAAGGCGGCCTGGGGCTGCACGGCAGCGGCATGTTCATCGTCAACCCGCCGTGGCGGCTGAAGGAAATGCTGCAGGAGGCGATGCCGCTGCTGATCGACCTGCTCGGCCAGGACGACGGCGCGAAATTCACGCTGGAAGCGGAAGAGCGGTAG
- the mnmC gene encoding bifunctional tRNA (5-methylaminomethyl-2-thiouridine)(34)-methyltransferase MnmD/FAD-dependent 5-carboxymethylaminomethyl-2-thiouridine(34) oxidoreductase MnmC, which yields MPRALEPAEPILSAEGTPYSPRYDDVYHSTEGGLAQAAHVFLGGNGLPQAWAGQRQFVIVETGFGQGLNFLATWQAWRDDPRRCGTLHFVSIEKHPFTRAGLARLHAGLDGLGPLAQALQAQWPDALPGLHRLAFDGGQVVLTLALGDAEQLLPRLAVGADAFYLDGFAPARNADMWSPPVFRGLARLARPGATLATYTAAGFVRRGLKEVGFDVSKAPGFGGKRDMTVARFRPLWKSRRHAPPLAAQWPDRHAIVIGAGLAGCAVAERLAARGWRITLFDAHDGPARQTSAHRAAAMHAHLSADDSLLSRLSRAGNQYALRAWAALRDAGHPVDWHGCGVLQIGEDEAEAEGEAQRAALAAMGLPESFVRWMSAEEAASAHRAGVPRGGLWFPAGGWVAPPDVCMAQLARAGDAVTARFGCRVASMAREGERWHALGAGGALLASAPVLVLANAHEAQQLLPQQHWTMRRVRGQLTTLPAAQVDAIGGWPDCVVTGAGYLLPRAADGTGRVGSSYDPDEGPLAERAEVHAANLARLAGLLPQQAGAMAGIDPAALTGYVGVRTVTHNRLPLIGQVADEAAARTHANALRGAHLRDLPRVPGLYAALAYASRGLTWAALGAELLASQIEGEPLPLEADLADAVDPARLLLRALRHGQAG from the coding sequence ATGCCGCGCGCACTCGAGCCCGCCGAGCCCATCCTGTCTGCCGAAGGCACCCCGTATTCCCCCCGCTACGACGACGTCTACCACAGCACCGAAGGCGGGCTGGCGCAGGCCGCCCATGTCTTCCTGGGCGGCAATGGCCTGCCGCAGGCGTGGGCCGGCCAGCGCCAGTTCGTCATCGTCGAGACCGGCTTCGGCCAGGGGCTGAATTTCCTGGCGACCTGGCAGGCGTGGCGCGACGATCCCCGGCGCTGCGGCACGCTGCATTTCGTCTCGATCGAAAAGCATCCCTTCACGCGCGCGGGCCTGGCCCGGCTGCACGCCGGCCTTGATGGCCTGGGGCCGCTGGCGCAGGCACTGCAGGCGCAATGGCCTGACGCCTTGCCGGGGCTGCACCGGCTGGCGTTCGACGGCGGGCAGGTGGTGCTGACGCTCGCACTGGGCGATGCCGAGCAACTGCTGCCCAGGCTGGCTGTGGGCGCCGATGCCTTCTACCTCGACGGCTTTGCGCCGGCGCGCAATGCGGACATGTGGTCGCCGCCGGTGTTCCGCGGGCTGGCGCGGCTGGCCCGGCCGGGCGCGACGCTGGCCACCTACACCGCCGCCGGGTTCGTCCGGCGCGGGCTGAAGGAAGTCGGTTTCGACGTCAGCAAGGCGCCTGGCTTCGGCGGCAAGCGCGATATGACGGTCGCGCGCTTCCGGCCCCTGTGGAAGTCGCGCCGCCATGCACCGCCGCTGGCGGCGCAATGGCCCGACCGGCATGCCATCGTGATCGGCGCCGGCCTGGCCGGCTGCGCCGTAGCCGAGCGCCTGGCCGCGCGCGGCTGGCGCATTACGCTGTTCGATGCGCATGACGGCCCGGCGCGGCAGACCTCGGCGCATCGCGCGGCGGCCATGCATGCTCACCTGTCTGCCGATGACAGCCTGCTGTCGCGCCTTTCGCGTGCCGGCAACCAATACGCACTGCGCGCGTGGGCCGCGCTGCGCGACGCCGGGCATCCGGTGGACTGGCACGGCTGCGGTGTGCTGCAGATCGGCGAGGACGAGGCCGAGGCCGAGGGCGAGGCCCAGCGCGCCGCGCTCGCAGCCATGGGGCTGCCGGAATCGTTCGTGCGCTGGATGAGCGCTGAGGAAGCGGCGTCCGCCCACCGTGCAGGCGTGCCACGAGGGGGGCTGTGGTTCCCGGCGGGTGGCTGGGTTGCGCCGCCCGATGTCTGCATGGCGCAGCTGGCGCGTGCCGGCGATGCAGTCACCGCGCGCTTCGGTTGCCGCGTGGCAAGCATGGCGCGCGAGGGTGAGCGGTGGCACGCGCTGGGCGCCGGCGGCGCGCTGCTGGCGTCGGCGCCGGTATTGGTGCTGGCCAATGCGCACGAGGCGCAGCAACTGCTGCCGCAGCAGCACTGGACCATGCGGCGCGTGCGCGGCCAGCTGACCACGCTGCCGGCCGCGCAGGTCGATGCGATCGGCGGCTGGCCGGACTGCGTGGTCACGGGCGCCGGCTACCTGCTGCCGCGTGCCGCGGACGGCACGGGCCGCGTCGGCTCCAGCTACGACCCCGACGAAGGGCCGCTGGCCGAGCGTGCGGAAGTGCATGCCGCCAACCTGGCGCGCCTGGCCGGCCTGCTGCCGCAGCAGGCCGGCGCGATGGCCGGCATCGACCCCGCTGCGCTGACCGGCTATGTCGGCGTGCGCACGGTCACGCACAACCGGCTGCCGCTGATCGGGCAGGTCGCCGACGAAGCGGCGGCACGTACGCACGCAAATGCGTTGCGCGGCGCGCACCTGCGCGACCTGCCGCGTGTCCCCGGCCTGTACGCGGCCCTTGCCTATGCGTCGCGCGGCCTCACATGGGCGGCCCTGGGGGCAGAGCTGCTGGCCAGCCAGATCGAAGGCGAGCCGCTGCCGCTCGAGGCCGACCTGGCCGATGCCGTCGATCCGGCACGCCTGCTGCTGCGCGCGCTGCGCCACGGCCAGGCGGGCTAG
- the tig gene encoding trigger factor, giving the protein MSNVIENLGKLDRKVTLAIPKAEVEKEKQERLVRLSKTVKMSGFRPGKVPMKMVEKQYGQQVEFEVRFDKAARKFFDITKEQDVKVAGQPKFEIKTEGVEADQVAFDATFEVYPEVKIGDLSAAEVTRTGTEITDAEVDKTVDILRKQRVHYHTRGEAGEHGDGGADVTAQNGDRVTLDFVGKIDGEEFAGGKAEDFPFVLGEGRMLPEFEQAALGLKVGESKTFPLAFPEDYHGKEVAGKTAEFTVTLKKIEWAHLPEINEAFAKSLGIADGSVEKMRADIRENLEREVKRRTHSMLKDQVMEALLKASELDVPKALIEQDQERLVEMARRDLEQRGMPNAKDMPIPAEMFAQQAERRVKLGLILAEIVKANGLEAKADQIKAEIEDFAKSYEDPKEVMRWYYGDQQRLAEMEAYVLENNVVNFVCDKAKVTDKKVSFEELTAEGNQQQA; this is encoded by the coding sequence ATGTCGAACGTGATTGAGAACCTCGGCAAGCTGGACCGCAAGGTGACCCTGGCCATCCCCAAGGCCGAAGTGGAGAAGGAAAAGCAGGAGCGCCTGGTTCGCCTTTCGAAGACCGTGAAGATGTCGGGCTTCCGTCCGGGCAAGGTGCCGATGAAGATGGTCGAGAAGCAATACGGCCAGCAAGTCGAGTTCGAAGTGCGCTTCGACAAGGCCGCGCGCAAGTTCTTCGACATCACCAAGGAACAGGACGTCAAGGTTGCCGGCCAGCCCAAGTTCGAGATCAAGACCGAAGGCGTGGAAGCTGACCAGGTCGCGTTCGATGCCACCTTCGAGGTGTACCCGGAAGTGAAGATCGGCGACCTGTCGGCCGCCGAAGTCACCCGCACCGGCACCGAGATCACCGACGCCGAAGTCGACAAGACCGTCGACATCCTGCGCAAGCAGCGCGTGCACTACCACACCCGCGGCGAAGCCGGCGAGCATGGCGACGGCGGTGCCGACGTCACCGCCCAGAACGGCGACCGCGTGACGCTGGACTTCGTCGGCAAGATCGACGGCGAAGAGTTCGCCGGCGGCAAGGCCGAGGACTTCCCGTTCGTGCTGGGCGAAGGCCGCATGCTGCCCGAGTTCGAGCAGGCCGCGCTGGGCCTGAAGGTCGGCGAAAGCAAGACCTTCCCGCTGGCCTTCCCGGAGGACTACCACGGCAAGGAAGTGGCCGGCAAGACCGCCGAGTTCACCGTGACGCTGAAGAAGATCGAGTGGGCCCACCTGCCGGAAATCAACGAAGCCTTCGCCAAGTCGCTGGGCATCGCCGACGGCAGCGTCGAGAAGATGCGCGCCGACATCCGCGAGAACCTGGAGCGTGAAGTCAAGCGCCGCACGCATTCCATGCTGAAGGACCAGGTCATGGAAGCCCTGCTGAAGGCGAGCGAGCTGGACGTGCCCAAGGCCCTGATCGAGCAGGACCAGGAGCGCCTGGTCGAGATGGCCCGCCGCGACCTGGAACAGCGTGGCATGCCCAACGCCAAGGACATGCCGATTCCGGCCGAGATGTTCGCGCAGCAGGCAGAGCGCCGCGTCAAGCTGGGCCTGATCCTGGCCGAGATCGTCAAGGCCAACGGCCTGGAAGCCAAGGCCGACCAGATCAAGGCCGAGATCGAGGACTTTGCCAAGAGCTACGAAGACCCGAAGGAAGTGATGCGCTGGTACTACGGCGACCAGCAGCGCCTGGC